The Streptomyces sp. NBC_01237 genomic interval CGGCGCCGGACTCGTACTCGGGCTGCTGAGCGCGGGATCGCTCAACGCCCTCGCGCTCGGGGACGACATCGCCCGGTCCCTGGGCACCCGCCTCGCGGTGACCCGGGTGGTGTTGGTCCTCGCCGTCACCCTGCTGGCCGGAACCGCCGTCGCCGTCGCCGGACCCATCTCGTTCGTCGGCCTCATGGTGCCCCACATCGTGCGCTGGTTCGTGGGGCCCGACCAGCGCTGGATCCTGCCCGTCACCGTCATCGTCGCCCCGGCCTTCCTGCTGAGCGCCGACATCATCGGACGCCTGGTGCTCCCCTCCGGGGAACTGCGGGTCGGACTCGTCACCGCGCTCGTCGGCGCCCCCGTACTCGTCGCCCTCGTCCGGCGCCGGAAGGTGAGCACCCTGTGACCGCCGAAGCCGTACCCGCCGCGACCCAAGCCGCACCGGACCGGGTCGACTTCGGCCGGACCACCTGGACCCTGCGGCGTACCTGGCTGGCTCTGCGCATCGAGCGCCGGTCCGTCCTCGTCTGCGCCGCGCTGGCGCTCACCGTGGTGGCCCTGGGCATCGCCACCCTGGGCTCCGGGTCCATCTCGTTCACCCCCGGTCAGGTCCTGTCCGCCCTGTTCGACCCGGACGCCGACTCCCGGGCCCGGCTCGTCGTGGTGACCTGGCGGCTGCCCAGGCTGCTGTTCGCGATCATCTGCGGCGCGGCGCTGGCGATCAGCGGCGCGATCTTCCAGTCGCTCACCAAGAACCCGCTGGGCTCTCCCGACGTGATCGGTTTCGCCTCCGGTTCGTACGCGGGCGCGAGCGTCGTGATGCTGCTGCTCGGCACCGCCAACTACCTGGCGGTCGCCACGGGTTCACTCGTCGGCGGGGCCGCGACCGCGCTGCTGGTGTACGTGCTGGCCTACCGCCACGGGCTGCACCCGTTCCGGCTGATCATCGTCGGCATCGCCGTGGGCGCGTTCCTCAGCTCGCTCACCTCGATGCTGCTCCTCTCCGTCAACCCGCAGCAGGCGATGCTCGCGGCCACCTGGGGGGCCGGCTCACTCAGCGGGCTCGGTTTCGGCCAGCTGTGGGTGACCATGGCCGTCTTCGTGGTCCTGCTGGCCGGCTCCGCCGCCGTGGTCCGGCCCCTGATCCATCTCGAAATGGGGGACGACACCGCGGTCGCGCTCGGGGTGAACGCGCAGCGCGCCCGGCTGACGGCCACCGTCGTCGGGGTCGCGCTGACCGCGCTGGTGACCGCGGCGGTCGGCCCGATCGCGTTCATCGCGCTCGCCGCACCCCAGATCGCCCAGCGTCTGACCCGGAGCTCGACCACCGTGCGGATCCTTCCCGCGTCACTCACCGGTGCCGCGGTCCTGGTCGGCGCCGACTTCGTCGCGCAGCGCATCGACCTGCCCGTCGGTGTCGTCACCGTGTCCGTCGGCGGCGCCTATCTGGCCTGGCTGCTCGCCCGCCAGTACGCGGGCAGCCGCCGATGACCGCGCCCGCGGCGCGCCGCCTCCCCGCCCCGTCCCCCCAGCCGCCACAGGAGTACCCCGTGACCACCACGACGCAGCACACCCGGACCCCGGTACCGGCCCGGCTGGAGGTGCGGGACGCGTCGCTCGGCTACGGCCGGCGGCCGGTCTCGGAGCACCTGGACGTACGTATTCCGGACCAGTCCTTCACCGTCGTCATCGGCCCCAACGCCTGTGGCAAGTCGACCCTGTTGCGGGCCGTGGCCCGGCTGCTGAAACCGACCGCCGGACAGGTGGTGCTCGACGGCCGGTCCATCGCGAGCTACCGCTCCAAGGAGGTCGCGCGGCTTCTCGGACTGCTGCCGCAGACCTCGCAGGCGCCGGACGGGATCACCGTCGCCGAACTGATCGCCCGGGGCCGCCACCCGCACCAGGGGCTGCTGCGCCAGTGGACCGAACAGGACGAGCGGGCCGCGCTGGACGCCATGGCGGCCACCTCCGTCACCGAACTGTCCGGCCGGCTCGTCGACGAACTCTCCGGCGGCCAGCGCCAGCGGGTCTGGGTGGCGATGGTGCTCGCCCAGCAGACCCCCGTCCTGCTGCTGGACGAACCGACCACCTTCCTCGACATCGCCCACCAGATCGACCTGCTGGAACTGTTCACCGATCTGCACCGCGCCGGTCACACCCTCGTCGCCGTGCTGCACGACCTGAACCACGCGGCCCGCTACGCGACCCATCTGATCGCCATGCGCGACGGCCGGGTCGTCGCCGAGGGCGCCCCCGAAGAGGTGGTGACGGCCGAACTCGTACGAGAGGTGTTCGATCTCCCCTGCAAGGTCGTGCCCGACCCGGTCACCGGCACCCCGATGGTCGTCCCGCTCACCCGTCAGCGGGACGCGCGGTGAACGAACCCACCGCCGTCCGCGAGCCCGCCACCGGCACCGGCCCGGCCCACCCGGACCGCGAACCCAGCACCGTACAGGCACTGTTCCGCACCGCGCTCCTGCGACAGGGGCGCGGCGGCCGGCTCGTGCTCACCACGCTCTCGTTCATGGTTCACGAACTGTGCGAGGCCCTGGTACCGATCCTCATCGGGATCGTCATCGACCGGGCTCTGGCCCCTTCGGACAGCTCGGCGCTGATCGGATGGCTCGCGGTGCTCGCCGGGGTGTTCGTCGCCCTGTCCCTGTCCTACCAGCGGGCCTCGTCGGCCATGGTGAGCGTGTACGGCTACGGCGAACACGCCCTGCGGCAGCGCGCGATGGCCCGGCTGCTGGATCCGCACTCCCTCCTGAGGCGCCCCGGAGCGGGAGAGTCCCTCTCCCTGGTCTCGTCCGACACCTACCGTGTCGCCGGGGTCTCCTGGAGCGTCGTGCAGCAGGCGTCCACCATCACCGCGATCCTGACCGCCTCCACCGCCCTGCTGCTGATCTCCGTCCCCCTCGGCCTGGGTGTCATCACCAGCACCGTCCTGGTGCTGCTCGTCATGCGCAGGATCTCGATGCCGCTGGAGGCACGGGGGCTGGCCGAGCAGAGCTCGGCGGCGCGGGCCGGTGAGGTGGCCACCGACATGATCACCGGACTGCGGGTGGTCATCGGCATGAACGCCCAGGCCGAGGCGGCGCGCCGCTACCGTGCCGCGAGCGACGAGTCACGGCGCGGCGCCGTCGCCGCCGCACGCGCTGTCCTGGCGTACTCCAACCTCAGCGTGCTGATGTCCGGTGTGTTCCTCGCCGGGCTCGCCACGGCGTCCGGATACCTCGCTCTCGACGGGCGCATCACCATCGGTCAGCTCGTCACCGTCCTCGGGCTGGCCCAGTACCTCCAGGGCTCCCTCGCCCATGTCGGCACCTTCGCGTCCAACTGGATCCACAAGCGCGCCTCCGCCCGGCGGCTCAGCGACCTGATCAACGAACCGCCGCTGATCGACCCCGCGTCGGCCGCGGCCCGCACCGTACCGGCACCCTCCACCCCGGTCTCCGGCACCTCCGACCCGGTTCTGCGCTGGCACCCGCCCGGCCGCGAGGAGCCGCTCCAGCTGCGGACCCGCGATCTCGTCGGTGTCGTGCCCCGTCACCCCGCGCACGCCCGGGACCTCAGCGACCGGCTCGGCTACCGCGTCCCGCTCGACCGCGGTGAACTCCTCATCGACGGGATCGACGCCGTCGACCTCGGCCCCGACCGGGTCCGCGCGCGGATCGCCGCACCGCCCCACCACGGCGCCCTGTTCTCGGGCACCCTGCGGTCCAACCTCGCCCCCCGCGGCCGCGACGCCGACCCCGCCGTACTCCGGGCGGCGATGCTCGACGACGTACTCGAACACCTCGGCGGGGACGGGAGCG includes:
- a CDS encoding FecCD family ABC transporter permease, which produces MTAEAVPAATQAAPDRVDFGRTTWTLRRTWLALRIERRSVLVCAALALTVVALGIATLGSGSISFTPGQVLSALFDPDADSRARLVVVTWRLPRLLFAIICGAALAISGAIFQSLTKNPLGSPDVIGFASGSYAGASVVMLLLGTANYLAVATGSLVGGAATALLVYVLAYRHGLHPFRLIIVGIAVGAFLSSLTSMLLLSVNPQQAMLAATWGAGSLSGLGFGQLWVTMAVFVVLLAGSAAVVRPLIHLEMGDDTAVALGVNAQRARLTATVVGVALTALVTAAVGPIAFIALAAPQIAQRLTRSSTTVRILPASLTGAAVLVGADFVAQRIDLPVGVVTVSVGGAYLAWLLARQYAGSRR
- a CDS encoding ABC transporter ATP-binding protein; amino-acid sequence: MTAPAARRLPAPSPQPPQEYPVTTTTQHTRTPVPARLEVRDASLGYGRRPVSEHLDVRIPDQSFTVVIGPNACGKSTLLRAVARLLKPTAGQVVLDGRSIASYRSKEVARLLGLLPQTSQAPDGITVAELIARGRHPHQGLLRQWTEQDERAALDAMAATSVTELSGRLVDELSGGQRQRVWVAMVLAQQTPVLLLDEPTTFLDIAHQIDLLELFTDLHRAGHTLVAVLHDLNHAARYATHLIAMRDGRVVAEGAPEEVVTAELVREVFDLPCKVVPDPVTGTPMVVPLTRQRDAR
- a CDS encoding ABC transporter ATP-binding protein, which translates into the protein MNEPTAVREPATGTGPAHPDREPSTVQALFRTALLRQGRGGRLVLTTLSFMVHELCEALVPILIGIVIDRALAPSDSSALIGWLAVLAGVFVALSLSYQRASSAMVSVYGYGEHALRQRAMARLLDPHSLLRRPGAGESLSLVSSDTYRVAGVSWSVVQQASTITAILTASTALLLISVPLGLGVITSTVLVLLVMRRISMPLEARGLAEQSSAARAGEVATDMITGLRVVIGMNAQAEAARRYRAASDESRRGAVAAARAVLAYSNLSVLMSGVFLAGLATASGYLALDGRITIGQLVTVLGLAQYLQGSLAHVGTFASNWIHKRASARRLSDLINEPPLIDPASAAARTVPAPSTPVSGTSDPVLRWHPPGREEPLQLRTRDLVGVVPRHPAHARDLSDRLGYRVPLDRGELLIDGIDAVDLGPDRVRARIAAPPHHGALFSGTLRSNLAPRGRDADPAVLRAAMLDDVLEHLGGDGSDIGERGRKLSGGQRQRLLLARALHAGADFVVLDEPTTAVDPATEQRIAEGLRALPATTLLITTSPILLSACDRVVDLGAAHHEPNGTPR